A window of Fundidesulfovibrio putealis DSM 16056 genomic DNA:
GGAGTTCCTGCTGCTTCTGCCCGGCATCGGGATGGAAGGCGCGTGCGCCGTTGCCGAGAAGATCCGCGCCGCGCTGGAAGGCACGGAGTTCTCCACGCGCGAGGGCGGGGCGCTGCGGGTGACGGCCAGCTTCGGATGTGCTGCGCTGGAACCCCAGGGAGGAACGCCATGGGATGGCGCGTCCGCCGTCGCCGAAGACCTGCTGCGCCGGGCGGACAAGGCTTTGTATGCCGCAAAATCCGCCGGAAGAAACTGCGTGCGGAGCGAGGGGAGCGTTTCACCATCCACCCCCGAAGGGCATGAACCCGATCAAAAAGAACCACTGCTTTGATTGCCGAAAACCGGTTTCTGATTTTCAAAGCGGCGACCTCGGGCGTTCACGCACCCCGCACCGGCAAAAACCCATTCCCTGATTTTTGCGCGTGCGTTATGGTCCAGTCATGCTTCCCGCCTACATCCCCATGAGCGGCCAGGGCCTGCTGGCTCCCAGGGCGCACGCGGCGCTTGCCCTCATGCGCTCCTGCCGCCTGTGCCCGCGAGAGTGCGGCGTGAACCGCCTGGAGGGCGAGCCCGGAGCCTGCGGCGTGGGGCGTCTGGCCCGCGTGGCCAGCTACGCCCCGCACTTCGGCGAAGAGTCCTGCCTGGTGGGCCAAGGCGGCTCCGGCGCGATTTTCTTCAGCGGCTGCAACCTGGAGTGCCTGTTCTGCCAGAACGAGGACATCAGCCGCCAACCCGAAAGCGGCGAAGAAGTCACCCCGCGCGAGCTCGCCGACATCATGCTCTCGCTCCAGGCCCAGGGCGCGGCCAACATCAACCTGGTCACCCCCAGCCACGTGGCCGCCCAGGTGCTCGAGGCCCTGCCCCTGGCCGTGCAGGGGGGCCTCGCACTGCCCCTGGTCTACAACACAGGCGGGTACGACAGCCTGGAGACTTTGGCCCTGCTGAAGGGCGTGGTGGACATCTACATGCCGGACGTGAAGTTCGCGGACCCGGAAACCGCCCGCGCCCTGTGCGGCGTGGCCGACTACCCGGCCACCGCGCGCCGGGCCGTGAAGGCCATGCACGCCCAGGTGGGCGACCTGCGCCTGGACTCGCACGGGCTGGCAACGCGCGGCCTGCTGGTGCGCCACCTTGTGCTGCCCGGCGGGCTGGCCGGAACGTGCGACTGGATGGAGTATCTGGCGCGCGACATTTCGCCCGACACCTACGTGAACCTCATGGACCAGTACCGCCCCTGCGCCAAGGCCCCCGGAAATCCACCCCTGGACCGGCCCCTGACCCCGGAGGAGTTCCGCGAGGCCCGCCAGCAGGCCGAACAGGCGGGCATCACCCGCTTCGACGAACGCACGCCCGCGCAGATCGAGCGGCTGCTCCGGGCCTTCCTGGACGGCTCCAGGCAATGAGTTGCCTGCCGGGCCGCTCAAGCGGACGGCAGCGGCATCCGGCGCTCTCCCCGCAGGCGGACATTGGACCGGCGAACAGGCCTCAGCCTGACAGCCGAAGCGCGATGAAGAGACCAGAAAACACATGAAATCAGCTCCTTGGAGTAGCCTTCAAGCCTTCTTACATTTTTGTTACTCACGCCCCCCTTTTCGCCTTGAAGCGCCCCCCCCTTTCGGGTAAAAATAGCAAATTCATGCCCCGGTTTCGGGGAGCGAAACAAACGACCCCACATGGAGGACTGCCATGGCGGTTTTCAAATGCAAGAATGCCGACGATGTTCTGAAGGCTGTGAAGGACTATAACGTCTCCTTCGTCCAGTTCTGGTTCATCGACATCCTGGGAATGCTCAAAAGCTTCCAGATCACCCCGCGCGAGCTGGAAGCCGCCTTCGACGAGGGCATGGGCTTCGACGGCTCGTCCATCACCGGATTCACCAAGATCCACGAATCCGACATGGTGGCCTTCCCGGACCCCTCCACCTTCCAACTGGTGGCCTGGCGTCCCAGCGACCGCCCGGTGGCGCGCCTGTTCTGCGACGTGCGAAACCCCGACGGCACGCCCTTTGCCGCAGACTCGCGCTATGTGCTCAAGCGCATGCTCAAGCGCGCGGCGGATCTCGGCTACACCTACTTCGTCGGCCCTGAGCTGGAGTTCTTTCTCTTCGCCAACTCCTCCGAGCCCAAAATCCTGGACCGTGGCGGCTACTTCGACGCTCCGCCCCTGGACCTGGCCAACGACGTGCGCCGCGACATCATCTTCGCCCTGGAATCCATGGGCATCGGCGTGGAGTACTCCCACCACGAGGTGGCCCCCTCCCAGCACGAGATCGACCTGCGCTACAACGAGGCCCTGGCCATGGCCGACACCGCCATCACCTACCGCGTGGTGGTCAAGGAAGTGGCGCGCAAGCACGGCTGCTACGCCTCGTTCATGCCCAAGCCCCTGTTCGGCGAGAACGGCTCGGGCATGCACGTGCACCAGTCGCTGTTCAAGGGATCCAAAAACGCCTTCTACGACGCCTCCTCCCCCAACCACCTCTCCACCGAGGCCCAGGCCTACATCGCGGGACTACTCAAGCATGCGCCCGAGTTCACCCTGGTCACCAACCAGTGGGTGAACTCCTACAAGCGCCTCGTTCCCGGCTACGAGGCCCCCGTGTACATCGCCTGGGCGCAGCGCAACCGCTCGGCGCTGATCCGCGTGCCCATGTACAAGCCCGGAAAGGAGTCCGCCACGCGCATCGAGCTGCGCTCGCCCGACCCGGCCGCCAACCCCTACCTGGCCTTCGCGGTGATGCTGGGCGCGGGCCTCAAGGGCATCGAGGACAACTACAAGCTGGCCAAGCCCGTGGAGGACAACATCTTCCACATGGACGAGCGCGAGATGAAGAAGCACGGCATCTCATCCTTGCCCGGCAGCCTGCACGAGGCCGTGGAGAACCTGGAGAAGTCCGCGCTCATGAAGGACATCCTGGGCGACCACCTGCACGCCGCCCTGGTGAACTACAAGTACGACGAGTGGGACAAGTACCGCATGCAGATCACCGAGTACGAGATCGAGCGCTACCTGCCCATTCTGTAGCCTGCCCGATCAGGCGATTCAGACGATTCACAACGCATGGAGGCCGCCCGGATACGGGCGGCCTTTTTATTCCATCCGGTAACCAGACGGCCGCAGCAGCGGTCCTGGACTGTACCATCCGCAAGCGTTTCCGAAAGGAAACTCCCCAACACGAGAATGCCGTGAACACCGATACATCGAAACAATGGGCCATCCTTACCGCCGTGGTCGTTACCCAGTGCGCGGTGCCTTTCATGCTGTCGGCCGTGGGTGTCTGCCTGCCCTCCATCGGGCGCGATCTTGGCGCCACGGCCATCCAACTCACCCTGGTCGAGTCCGTGTTCCTGGCTGTCAACGCCATGTTCCTGCTGCCTCTCGGACGCGCCGCCGACATTCTGGGGCGCGGAGGCGTCTTCCTGGCGGGGCTTGCCATCTTCACCGCGAGTTCGCTGTCGCTGGCCTTCGCCCCGGACATGGCGGGCTTTCTGGCCCTGCGCGCAGTGCAGGGGTTCGGCGGGGCCATGACCCTGGCCACGGGCCTGGCGCTCCTCTACGACGCCTTCCCGCCGCAGACCAGGGGCCGCGCCCTGGGCATCAGCGTGGCGGGTATCTACCTGGGCATCTCCGGCGGCCCTTTCCTGGGCGGGGTGATAACCACGCACCTGGGCTGGCGCTGGGTGTTCTATCTGGGCATGCTCCCGTGCCTGGTTTCGCTGGCCATATGCCTGCGCAATCTGGACTGGCGGCTGCGGCCCAAGCCGGGCGAGCGCTTCGACTGGACGGGCGCGGTGCTGTGCGTCGTGTGCATCGGCCTGCTCACGTACGGCAGCGCGCACACGGAAAGCATGGCGGGGTGGATGTCCATGGCCGGTGGCGCGGCGACGCTGGCCGCCTTCCTGCTGGTGGAGCGCGCAAGCCCATCTCCGCTGCTCGACCTGAGGCTCTTCGTCGGCAACCGCGCTTTCTCGCTCGGCATGGCGGCCATGTTCCTGATCTATTCCTCAGCCTTCGGCGCGAGCTTCCTGCTGAGCCTTTACCTGCAATACGGCCGCAACATGAATCCGTCCGAAGCAGGACTTTTGCTGGCCTTCCAGCCCCTTGTGCAATGTCTGGTTTCCCCGTTCACCGGACGGCTTTCAGACAGGCTTCCCGTGCACCTCATGGCCGGGTCCGGGGCATTGTTCGTGGCCGCCGGACTGCTTCTGGCCTCCACCCTGGACGCAGGGTCCGGTCAGGGAACGGTCATCGCCGTCCTGGCGGTGGTGGGGCTCGGCATCGGACTGTTCGCCGCGCCGAACATGGCCGGGGTCATGTCCGGCGTGGCCCCGCAACGCTACGGCGTAGCCTCCGCCCTCACCGGCCAGACCCGCACCCTGGGCATGACCTGCGGCATGGTGCTGATCACGCTTGTCATCTCGCATTTCGTTGGGAACAGGCCCCTCGGGGCGGAGGTGTTCGCGCAGTATCACACGGCCATGCGCCTGCTGCTTACCCTTTTCGGGTGCACCTGCCTGTTCGGCTCCGTGCTGGCCTTTCTGGGAGCGGCAAAGCCGCACGCAGCGCGCAGCCAGGAGAAGCCATGATTGCCGCCATGCGCCAGATTTTCGCCATTCCCGACGACGTCGCCTCCACCCGGCAGACAAAGCTTGCCGCACGCCGTGCGCCTCTGTATATCCTGGCATAACTCATTCACAGGAGACCCCCATGCGCAAGCTGAACGTGCTGTCCGTCCTGTTGGCCCTGGTCCTGTTCGCAGCCCCGGCACTGGCGGGCAAAGACGACCCCCTGTTCATAAACCTCACCAGCGACGACCCGCACCGCACGCTCATGGCCATCGGCTTCGGGCAGGCCCAGATGCAGCGCGGGCACGCGCTCACCGTGTACCTGAACGACAAGGGTGTGCTGGTGGCCAGCAGGAAGAACGCCGCCCAGTTCGCCGAGCAGCAGAAGATGCTCTCGGACATCGCGGCCAAGGGCGGCGCGGTCCTCGTGTGCCCCATGTGCAGCAAGAAATTCGGCGTGGCCGAGGCGGACCTGATTGAAGGCGCGAAGATCACCAGCCCCGACATCACCGGCCCGGCACTGTTCAAGGACGGCACCAAGACCCTCTCCTGGTAGCCGCTCCAGGCGCATCGCACGCTGCGGGCAGTGCCGACGCGCTCCCGCAGCCTATCCGGCGGCTCCGTCCGGCTTTCCCCGCTTGAACTTCCCAGGCATCCGGGTATCCTGCCCCGCATCACGCAGCCAGGAGAAGCCATGATTCCCAGTCAGCGCCAGCTTTTTGCCATCCCCGACGACGTCGTCTACTTGAACTGCGCCTCCACCTCCCCCTTGCCCGCCTCGGCGGAACAGGCCGGGCGCGAGGCCATGGCTTTCAAGCGCACCCCCTGGCTCATCGGGCCTGAGGGCCTGCCGAACGGCCCGGAAGCCGCCCGCGCCGGGTTCGCCAAAATTCTGGGCTGCGACGCCGAGGGCGTGGCCCTGGTTCCCTCCGTGTCCTTCGCCATGGCCGTCGCGGCACGCAACCTCCCCCTCGACGCCAACCGCAACGTGCTGGTGCTGCACGAGGAGTTCCCCTCCAACGTGTTCCCCTGGCTGCGCATGGCCCCGGGCCGCGTGAAGGCCCTGCCGCGCCCCAAGGAGGGCACCTGGTCCGAGGCCGTGATCGAGGCCATCACCGGGGACATAGGGCTGGTGGCCCTGCCGCACTGCCACTGGATGGACGGCACCGTGTTCGACCTGGGCGCGGTGCGCGCCGCCTGCGACCGCGTGGGCGCGCATCTGGTGGTGGACGCCACCCAGTCGCTTGGAGCCATGCCCTTTGATTTCGAGGCCGCGCGCCCGGACTTCGTGGCCGCCACGGGCCACAAGTGGCTCCTGTGTCCGCACGGCGTGGGCTTCTGCTACGTGGCCCCCAAGTGGCGCGAAGGCGAACCCATCGAGGAGAACTGGAAGAACCGACTGGGCAGTGAGGACTATTCGCGCCTGACCGAATACGAGAACCAATACCGCCCCGGCGCGCGCCGCTACGACCTGGGCGAGGTGACCAACTCGGTGCTTTTGCCCATGGCCACCGAATCTTTGCGCCTCCTCTCCGAGTGGGGCGTGGCCAACATCGCCGAAACCCTGAGCACAATCACCCGCAAGCTGGCCCTGCACGGGCAGGCCTTCGGCCTGACCCCCACCCCGGCAGCCGAGCGCGCCCCGCACATGCTGGGGCTGCGCCTGCCCCACGGCCCGGCCAAGCCGGTCGCGGAGGCCATGGCCCGCGAGAAGGTGTACGTCAGCCCGCGCGGCGGCACGCTGCGCCTGGCCCCGCACCTGTTCGTCAGCGCCGCCGACGTGGACCGCTTCACCACGGTTTTGTCACGCAGCCTGTCTACATAAAGGGAAAAGAGGACCGTTTCCCCAGGCCCACAGGGCATGGTACACGCCGCCCGGAAGCATCAAGGAGCGCCCATGAGCATCGAATGGACCAAGCACGACGACTCGACCTACTACATGAGCCTTGGCAAGGCCCTTTTGGTGGCGGTGGTCTATGAGCGGCTCACGCCGCCGGGATGGAAGGTGCAGGTGGGCCAGCGCACCCTGAAGGACAAGTTCGCGTCGCTTGAGGACGCCCAGAAGATCGCCCTGGCCTTCGCCGACAAGGTGGCCACAGCGGTGCGGGCGGACCTGGACGCGCTGAAGGCCCAAGGATGACCCTGCCTCGCGCCTCATGCGCCGCGCTTCGGGCGCGCACGTTTGACCCTGCGCAACGCGCCGGGAGTCTCCGCAGGCGTCAAACCGCATGAAACGCCGCGACTTCCTGTCCTTCTGCCTGGCGTGTGCGTCCGGGGGCGCGCTTTTTCCGGCGCGCCCGGCCCGGGCCATGTCCTTCGACAAGGAACGTCGCTGCTGCGCCACCTGCCACTATTGGACCGGGGCCCGCAAGGCCTTCAGCCAGGAGCGCGT
This region includes:
- a CDS encoding radical SAM protein — its product is MLPAYIPMSGQGLLAPRAHAALALMRSCRLCPRECGVNRLEGEPGACGVGRLARVASYAPHFGEESCLVGQGGSGAIFFSGCNLECLFCQNEDISRQPESGEEVTPRELADIMLSLQAQGAANINLVTPSHVAAQVLEALPLAVQGGLALPLVYNTGGYDSLETLALLKGVVDIYMPDVKFADPETARALCGVADYPATARRAVKAMHAQVGDLRLDSHGLATRGLLVRHLVLPGGLAGTCDWMEYLARDISPDTYVNLMDQYRPCAKAPGNPPLDRPLTPEEFREARQQAEQAGITRFDERTPAQIERLLRAFLDGSRQ
- a CDS encoding glutamine synthetase family protein, coding for MAVFKCKNADDVLKAVKDYNVSFVQFWFIDILGMLKSFQITPRELEAAFDEGMGFDGSSITGFTKIHESDMVAFPDPSTFQLVAWRPSDRPVARLFCDVRNPDGTPFAADSRYVLKRMLKRAADLGYTYFVGPELEFFLFANSSEPKILDRGGYFDAPPLDLANDVRRDIIFALESMGIGVEYSHHEVAPSQHEIDLRYNEALAMADTAITYRVVVKEVARKHGCYASFMPKPLFGENGSGMHVHQSLFKGSKNAFYDASSPNHLSTEAQAYIAGLLKHAPEFTLVTNQWVNSYKRLVPGYEAPVYIAWAQRNRSALIRVPMYKPGKESATRIELRSPDPAANPYLAFAVMLGAGLKGIEDNYKLAKPVEDNIFHMDEREMKKHGISSLPGSLHEAVENLEKSALMKDILGDHLHAALVNYKYDEWDKYRMQITEYEIERYLPIL
- a CDS encoding MFS transporter, with the translated sequence MNTDTSKQWAILTAVVVTQCAVPFMLSAVGVCLPSIGRDLGATAIQLTLVESVFLAVNAMFLLPLGRAADILGRGGVFLAGLAIFTASSLSLAFAPDMAGFLALRAVQGFGGAMTLATGLALLYDAFPPQTRGRALGISVAGIYLGISGGPFLGGVITTHLGWRWVFYLGMLPCLVSLAICLRNLDWRLRPKPGERFDWTGAVLCVVCIGLLTYGSAHTESMAGWMSMAGGAATLAAFLLVERASPSPLLDLRLFVGNRAFSLGMAAMFLIYSSAFGASFLLSLYLQYGRNMNPSEAGLLLAFQPLVQCLVSPFTGRLSDRLPVHLMAGSGALFVAAGLLLASTLDAGSGQGTVIAVLAVVGLGIGLFAAPNMAGVMSGVAPQRYGVASALTGQTRTLGMTCGMVLITLVISHFVGNRPLGAEVFAQYHTAMRLLLTLFGCTCLFGSVLAFLGAAKPHAARSQEKP
- a CDS encoding DsrE family protein, with the translated sequence MRKLNVLSVLLALVLFAAPALAGKDDPLFINLTSDDPHRTLMAIGFGQAQMQRGHALTVYLNDKGVLVASRKNAAQFAEQQKMLSDIAAKGGAVLVCPMCSKKFGVAEADLIEGAKITSPDITGPALFKDGTKTLSW
- a CDS encoding aminotransferase class V-fold PLP-dependent enzyme; the encoded protein is MIPSQRQLFAIPDDVVYLNCASTSPLPASAEQAGREAMAFKRTPWLIGPEGLPNGPEAARAGFAKILGCDAEGVALVPSVSFAMAVAARNLPLDANRNVLVLHEEFPSNVFPWLRMAPGRVKALPRPKEGTWSEAVIEAITGDIGLVALPHCHWMDGTVFDLGAVRAACDRVGAHLVVDATQSLGAMPFDFEAARPDFVAATGHKWLLCPHGVGFCYVAPKWREGEPIEENWKNRLGSEDYSRLTEYENQYRPGARRYDLGEVTNSVLLPMATESLRLLSEWGVANIAETLSTITRKLALHGQAFGLTPTPAAERAPHMLGLRLPHGPAKPVAEAMAREKVYVSPRGGTLRLAPHLFVSAADVDRFTTVLSRSLST